In one window of Carassius auratus strain Wakin chromosome 28, ASM336829v1, whole genome shotgun sequence DNA:
- the LOC113046789 gene encoding cell division cycle protein 27 homolog isoform X3, which yields MTVLQEPVQAAVWHALNHYAYRDAVFLAERLYAEVHSEEALFLLATCYYRSGKAYKAYHLLKGHSCTTPQCKYLLAKCCVELSKLAEGEQILTGGVLNKQKSQDDIITEFGDSACFTLALLGQIYCKTDRIAKGAECYQKSMSENPFLWSPFESLCQIGERPDPEQIFRLTSLQNFSGGSGGVVPPPPISPAHTPSNNMGHRQVDTILMETPQDTLELNRLNLESSNSKYSLNTDSSVSYIDSSVISPDSVPLGTGGSLLSKQVQNKPKSGRCLLGGTATLSPLTPSFGILPLEPSPGDPTYLQNYSHSGSGMEPPPPPGPPKKAVSRISQVGTKSVFAQSGNSREVIPNPFNQTQTTAPQTSSTPQVLSPTIAAPPNVQPRRSSRLFTSASSTAKENSKKLKMKFPTKIPNRKTKTKTGKGGITPSNLNESIEILKLDSSIEGKGSISSPQFQAFSLQKAAADGLMTLMRDIGRGYLALCSYNCREAINILSQLPSHHYNTGWVLGQIGRAHFELAEYMQAERIFSEVRRIESYRVEGMEIYSTTLWHLQKDVALSALSKDLTDMDKNSPEPWCVAGNCFSLQREHDIAIKFFTRAIQVDPSFAYAYTLLGHELVLTEELEKALGCFRNAIRLNKRHYNAWYGLGMIYYKQEKFNLAEIHFKKALSINPQSSVLLCHIGVVQHALKKSDHALETLNRAISIDPKNPLCKFHRASILFANEKYKAALQELEELKQIVPKESLVYFLIGKVYKKLGQTHLALMNFSWAMDLDPKGANNQIKEAIDKRYLPDDDEPVTPDDYPYYSTAEVEESQESSMTDADDTQLHTTESDEVL from the exons ATGACGGTGTTGCAGGAACCTGTCCAG GCTGCTGTCTGGCATGCTCTGAACCACTACGCCTACCGAGATGCAGTATTCCTGGCAGAGAGACTCTATGCTGAGG TCCATTCAGAAGAAGCGCTCTTCCTGCTGGCTACATGCTACTACCGTTCAGGGAAGGCGTATAAGGCCTACCACCTCCTGAAAGGACACAGCTGCACCACGCCACAATGCAAATACCTCCTCGCCAAGTGCTGTGTGGAACTGAGCAA GTTGGCAGAGGGAGAGCAAATCCTGACCGGAGGTGTCCTGAACAAACAGAAGAGCCAAGACGACATCATTACTGAGTTTGGAGACTCGGCCTGCTTCACTCTGGCTCTGCTGGGGCAAATCTACTG CAAAACAGACCGGATAGCAAAAGGAGCTGAATGTTACCAAAAAAGCATGAGCGAAAACCCTTTCCTATGGTCTCCATTTGAGTCTCTATGTCAAATCG GAGAGCGACCGGATCCAGAGCAGATCTTTAGATTGACCTCCTTGCAGAATTTCAGTGGAGGCAGTGGAGGAGTCGTACCCCCTCCTCCCATCAGCCCTGCACACACACCTAGTAACAACATGGGACACCGACAAGTCGACACCATCCTAATGGAGACCCCACAAGACACTCTG GAGCTAAACCGGCTCAATCTAGAATCTTCTAACTCAAAGTACTCCCTGAATACGGACTCCTCTGTGTCCTACATCGACTCCTCCGTCATCTCGCCAGACTCTGTGCCACTGGGCACTGGTGGTTCACTATTATCCAAACAAGTGCAAAACAAACCCAAGAGCGGCCGATGTCTGCTGGGGGGCACGGCCACACTTAGCCCCCTCACACCGAG TTTTGGAATTTTGCCTCTGGAGCCGAGCCCGGGAGACCCAACATACCTTCAAAATTACAGTCACAGTGGAAGTGGGATGGAACCTCCTCCTCCGCCTGGCCCTCCAAAGAAG GCCGTCAGTAGAATCAGCCAAGTGGGGACGAAGTCAGTGTTTGCACAGAGTGGAAACAGCAGAGAGGTCATTCCAAACCCTTTCAACCAAACTCAGACCACTGCCCCACAGACAAG TTCTACACCGCAAGTGCTGAGCCCAACCATTGCTGCTCCCCCAAATGTGCAGCCACGGCGTAGCTCAAGACTCTTCACCAGTGCCAGCTCCACTGCCAAG GAGAACAGCAAGAAGCTGAAAATGAAGTTCCCCACCAAGATTCCTAACCgaaagaccaaaacaaaaacgGGTAAGGGAGGAATCACCCCATCTAACCTGAATGAGAGCATCGAGATCCTCAAGCTTGATTCTTCCATAGAAGGAAAGGGCAGCATCAGCTCACCGCAGTTCCAGGCTTTTAGTCTTCAGAAGGCTGCTGCAG ATGGGCTGATGACGTTGATGCGGGATATTGGGAGGGGCTATCTTGCTCTCTGCTCGTACAACTGCAGAGAAGCCATTAACATCTTGAGTCAGCTGCCTTCACACCACTACAACACAGGCTGGGTGCTGGGTCAGATCGGGCGAGCTCACTTTGAATTGGCTGAATACATGCAG GCGGAGAGGATTTTCTCAGAAGTCCGGCGTATTGAGAGCTATCGAGTGGAAGGTATGGAGATCTATTCCACAACGCTCTGGCATTTACAAAAGGATGTGGCACTTTCTGCCCTATCTAAAGATCTCACTGACATGGACAAAAACTCACCAGAG CCCTGGTGTGTAGCTGGTAACTGTTTCAGCTTACAGCGAGAACATGACATAGCCATTAAGTTCTTCACAAGGGCCATCCAGGTGGACCCCAGCTTTGCATACGCATACACACTATTAGGACATGAACTAGTTCTCACAGAGGAGCTGGAGAAAGCCCTGGGCTGCTTCCGCAATGCTATACGCCTCAATAAACGTCACTACAATGCCTG GTACGGTTTGGGAATGATTTACTACAAGCAGGAGAAATTTAACCTAGCCGAGATTCATTTCAAGAAGGCTTTAAGCATCAATCCTCAGAGTTCTGTGCTGCTTTGCCATATTGGAGTG GTTCAACATGCTTTGAAGAAATCAGACCATGCACTGGAAACCCTCAACAGAGCCATAAGCATCGACCCCAAGAACCCGCTATGCAAATTCCATAGGGCCTCTATTCTTTTTGCCAATGAAAAGTACAAG GCGGCTTTGCAGGAGCTTGAAGAGCTGAAACAAATAGTGCCCAAAGAGTCCCTTGTTTACTTCTTAATAGGAAAG GTCTATAAGAAGCTTGGCCAGACTCATCTGGCGCTAATGAACTTCTCTTGGGCCATGGACTTGGACCCTAAAGGGGCCAATAATCAGATCAAAGAGGCCATAGATAAGCGATACCTCCCAGATGATGACGAACCTGTCACTCCTGATGACTATCCCTACTACTCAA CAGCGGAGGTGGAGGAGTCACAGGAGAGTAGTATGACGGACGCTGATGACACGCAGCTCCACACCACGGAGAGCGATGAGGTTCTGTAG
- the LOC113046789 gene encoding cell division cycle protein 27 homolog isoform X4, translating into MTVLQEPVQAAVWHALNHYAYRDAVFLAERLYAEVHSEEALFLLATCYYRSGKAYKAYHLLKGHSCTTPQCKYLLAKCCVELSKLAEGEQILTGGVLNKQKSQDDIITEFGDSACFTLALLGQIYCKTDRIAKGAECYQKSMSENPFLWSPFESLCQIGERPDPEQIFRLTSLQNFSGGSGGVVPPPPISPAHTPSNNMGHRQVDTILMETPQDTLELNRLNLESSNSKYSLNTDSSVSYIDSSVISPDSVPLGTGGSLLSKQVQNKPKSGRCLLGGTATLSPLTPSFGILPLEPSPGDPTYLQNYSHSGSGMEPPPPPGPPKKAVSRISQVGTKSVFAQSGNSREVIPNPFNQTQTTAPQTSSTPQVLSPTIAAPPNVQPRRSSRLFTSASSTAKENSKKLKMKFPTKIPNRKTKTKTGKGGITPSNLNESIEILKLDSSIEGKGSISSPQFQAFSLQKAAADGLMTLMRDIGRGYLALCSYNCREAINILSQLPSHHYNTGWVLGQIGRAHFELAEYMQAERIFSEVRRIESYRVEGMEIYSTTLWHLQKDVALSALSKDLTDMDKNSPEPWCVAGNCFSLQREHDIAIKFFTRAIQVDPSFAYAYTLLGHELVLTEELEKALGCFRNAIRLNKRHYNAWYGLGMIYYKQEKFNLAEIHFKKALSINPQSSVLLCHIGVVQHALKKSDHALETLNRAISIDPKNPLCKFHRASILFANEKYKAALQELEELKQIVPKESLVYFLIGKVYKKLGQTHLALMNFSWAMDLDPKGANNQIKEAIDKRYLPDDDEPVTPDDYPYYSTEVEESQESSMTDADDTQLHTTESDEVL; encoded by the exons ATGACGGTGTTGCAGGAACCTGTCCAG GCTGCTGTCTGGCATGCTCTGAACCACTACGCCTACCGAGATGCAGTATTCCTGGCAGAGAGACTCTATGCTGAGG TCCATTCAGAAGAAGCGCTCTTCCTGCTGGCTACATGCTACTACCGTTCAGGGAAGGCGTATAAGGCCTACCACCTCCTGAAAGGACACAGCTGCACCACGCCACAATGCAAATACCTCCTCGCCAAGTGCTGTGTGGAACTGAGCAA GTTGGCAGAGGGAGAGCAAATCCTGACCGGAGGTGTCCTGAACAAACAGAAGAGCCAAGACGACATCATTACTGAGTTTGGAGACTCGGCCTGCTTCACTCTGGCTCTGCTGGGGCAAATCTACTG CAAAACAGACCGGATAGCAAAAGGAGCTGAATGTTACCAAAAAAGCATGAGCGAAAACCCTTTCCTATGGTCTCCATTTGAGTCTCTATGTCAAATCG GAGAGCGACCGGATCCAGAGCAGATCTTTAGATTGACCTCCTTGCAGAATTTCAGTGGAGGCAGTGGAGGAGTCGTACCCCCTCCTCCCATCAGCCCTGCACACACACCTAGTAACAACATGGGACACCGACAAGTCGACACCATCCTAATGGAGACCCCACAAGACACTCTG GAGCTAAACCGGCTCAATCTAGAATCTTCTAACTCAAAGTACTCCCTGAATACGGACTCCTCTGTGTCCTACATCGACTCCTCCGTCATCTCGCCAGACTCTGTGCCACTGGGCACTGGTGGTTCACTATTATCCAAACAAGTGCAAAACAAACCCAAGAGCGGCCGATGTCTGCTGGGGGGCACGGCCACACTTAGCCCCCTCACACCGAG TTTTGGAATTTTGCCTCTGGAGCCGAGCCCGGGAGACCCAACATACCTTCAAAATTACAGTCACAGTGGAAGTGGGATGGAACCTCCTCCTCCGCCTGGCCCTCCAAAGAAG GCCGTCAGTAGAATCAGCCAAGTGGGGACGAAGTCAGTGTTTGCACAGAGTGGAAACAGCAGAGAGGTCATTCCAAACCCTTTCAACCAAACTCAGACCACTGCCCCACAGACAAG TTCTACACCGCAAGTGCTGAGCCCAACCATTGCTGCTCCCCCAAATGTGCAGCCACGGCGTAGCTCAAGACTCTTCACCAGTGCCAGCTCCACTGCCAAG GAGAACAGCAAGAAGCTGAAAATGAAGTTCCCCACCAAGATTCCTAACCgaaagaccaaaacaaaaacgGGTAAGGGAGGAATCACCCCATCTAACCTGAATGAGAGCATCGAGATCCTCAAGCTTGATTCTTCCATAGAAGGAAAGGGCAGCATCAGCTCACCGCAGTTCCAGGCTTTTAGTCTTCAGAAGGCTGCTGCAG ATGGGCTGATGACGTTGATGCGGGATATTGGGAGGGGCTATCTTGCTCTCTGCTCGTACAACTGCAGAGAAGCCATTAACATCTTGAGTCAGCTGCCTTCACACCACTACAACACAGGCTGGGTGCTGGGTCAGATCGGGCGAGCTCACTTTGAATTGGCTGAATACATGCAG GCGGAGAGGATTTTCTCAGAAGTCCGGCGTATTGAGAGCTATCGAGTGGAAGGTATGGAGATCTATTCCACAACGCTCTGGCATTTACAAAAGGATGTGGCACTTTCTGCCCTATCTAAAGATCTCACTGACATGGACAAAAACTCACCAGAG CCCTGGTGTGTAGCTGGTAACTGTTTCAGCTTACAGCGAGAACATGACATAGCCATTAAGTTCTTCACAAGGGCCATCCAGGTGGACCCCAGCTTTGCATACGCATACACACTATTAGGACATGAACTAGTTCTCACAGAGGAGCTGGAGAAAGCCCTGGGCTGCTTCCGCAATGCTATACGCCTCAATAAACGTCACTACAATGCCTG GTACGGTTTGGGAATGATTTACTACAAGCAGGAGAAATTTAACCTAGCCGAGATTCATTTCAAGAAGGCTTTAAGCATCAATCCTCAGAGTTCTGTGCTGCTTTGCCATATTGGAGTG GTTCAACATGCTTTGAAGAAATCAGACCATGCACTGGAAACCCTCAACAGAGCCATAAGCATCGACCCCAAGAACCCGCTATGCAAATTCCATAGGGCCTCTATTCTTTTTGCCAATGAAAAGTACAAG GCGGCTTTGCAGGAGCTTGAAGAGCTGAAACAAATAGTGCCCAAAGAGTCCCTTGTTTACTTCTTAATAGGAAAG GTCTATAAGAAGCTTGGCCAGACTCATCTGGCGCTAATGAACTTCTCTTGGGCCATGGACTTGGACCCTAAAGGGGCCAATAATCAGATCAAAGAGGCCATAGATAAGCGATACCTCCCAGATGATGACGAACCTGTCACTCCTGATGACTATCCCTACTACTCAA CGGAGGTGGAGGAGTCACAGGAGAGTAGTATGACGGACGCTGATGACACGCAGCTCCACACCACGGAGAGCGATGAGGTTCTGTAG
- the LOC113046789 gene encoding cell division cycle protein 27 homolog isoform X2, with protein sequence MQYSWQRDSMLRVIAQIVLHTGRQHPPFPLVFQSWHFRHPIKTIHSEEALFLLATCYYRSGKAYKAYHLLKGHSCTTPQCKYLLAKCCVELSKLAEGEQILTGGVLNKQKSQDDIITEFGDSACFTLALLGQIYCKTDRIAKGAECYQKSMSENPFLWSPFESLCQIGERPDPEQIFRLTSLQNFSGGSGGVVPPPPISPAHTPSNNMGHRQVDTILMETPQDTLELNRLNLESSNSKYSLNTDSSVSYIDSSVISPDSVPLGTGGSLLSKQVQNKPKSGRCLLGGTATLSPLTPSFGILPLEPSPGDPTYLQNYSHSGSGMEPPPPPGPPKKAVSRISQVGTKSVFAQSGNSREVIPNPFNQTQTTAPQTSSTPQVLSPTIAAPPNVQPRRSSRLFTSASSTAKENSKKLKMKFPTKIPNRKTKTKTGKGGITPSNLNESIEILKLDSSIEGKGSISSPQFQAFSLQKAAADGLMTLMRDIGRGYLALCSYNCREAINILSQLPSHHYNTGWVLGQIGRAHFELAEYMQAERIFSEVRRIESYRVEGMEIYSTTLWHLQKDVALSALSKDLTDMDKNSPEPWCVAGNCFSLQREHDIAIKFFTRAIQVDPSFAYAYTLLGHELVLTEELEKALGCFRNAIRLNKRHYNAWYGLGMIYYKQEKFNLAEIHFKKALSINPQSSVLLCHIGVVQHALKKSDHALETLNRAISIDPKNPLCKFHRASILFANEKYKAALQELEELKQIVPKESLVYFLIGKVYKKLGQTHLALMNFSWAMDLDPKGANNQIKEAIDKRYLPDDDEPVTPDDYPYYSTEVEESQESSMTDADDTQLHTTESDEVL encoded by the exons ATGCAGTATTCCTGGCAGAGAGACTCTATGCTGAGGGTAATTGCACAAATCGTCCTCCATACAGGCAGACAGCATCCTCCATTTCCCCTCGTCTTTCAGAGCTGGCATTTCAGGCATCCCATTAAAACAA TCCATTCAGAAGAAGCGCTCTTCCTGCTGGCTACATGCTACTACCGTTCAGGGAAGGCGTATAAGGCCTACCACCTCCTGAAAGGACACAGCTGCACCACGCCACAATGCAAATACCTCCTCGCCAAGTGCTGTGTGGAACTGAGCAA GTTGGCAGAGGGAGAGCAAATCCTGACCGGAGGTGTCCTGAACAAACAGAAGAGCCAAGACGACATCATTACTGAGTTTGGAGACTCGGCCTGCTTCACTCTGGCTCTGCTGGGGCAAATCTACTG CAAAACAGACCGGATAGCAAAAGGAGCTGAATGTTACCAAAAAAGCATGAGCGAAAACCCTTTCCTATGGTCTCCATTTGAGTCTCTATGTCAAATCG GAGAGCGACCGGATCCAGAGCAGATCTTTAGATTGACCTCCTTGCAGAATTTCAGTGGAGGCAGTGGAGGAGTCGTACCCCCTCCTCCCATCAGCCCTGCACACACACCTAGTAACAACATGGGACACCGACAAGTCGACACCATCCTAATGGAGACCCCACAAGACACTCTG GAGCTAAACCGGCTCAATCTAGAATCTTCTAACTCAAAGTACTCCCTGAATACGGACTCCTCTGTGTCCTACATCGACTCCTCCGTCATCTCGCCAGACTCTGTGCCACTGGGCACTGGTGGTTCACTATTATCCAAACAAGTGCAAAACAAACCCAAGAGCGGCCGATGTCTGCTGGGGGGCACGGCCACACTTAGCCCCCTCACACCGAG TTTTGGAATTTTGCCTCTGGAGCCGAGCCCGGGAGACCCAACATACCTTCAAAATTACAGTCACAGTGGAAGTGGGATGGAACCTCCTCCTCCGCCTGGCCCTCCAAAGAAG GCCGTCAGTAGAATCAGCCAAGTGGGGACGAAGTCAGTGTTTGCACAGAGTGGAAACAGCAGAGAGGTCATTCCAAACCCTTTCAACCAAACTCAGACCACTGCCCCACAGACAAG TTCTACACCGCAAGTGCTGAGCCCAACCATTGCTGCTCCCCCAAATGTGCAGCCACGGCGTAGCTCAAGACTCTTCACCAGTGCCAGCTCCACTGCCAAG GAGAACAGCAAGAAGCTGAAAATGAAGTTCCCCACCAAGATTCCTAACCgaaagaccaaaacaaaaacgGGTAAGGGAGGAATCACCCCATCTAACCTGAATGAGAGCATCGAGATCCTCAAGCTTGATTCTTCCATAGAAGGAAAGGGCAGCATCAGCTCACCGCAGTTCCAGGCTTTTAGTCTTCAGAAGGCTGCTGCAG ATGGGCTGATGACGTTGATGCGGGATATTGGGAGGGGCTATCTTGCTCTCTGCTCGTACAACTGCAGAGAAGCCATTAACATCTTGAGTCAGCTGCCTTCACACCACTACAACACAGGCTGGGTGCTGGGTCAGATCGGGCGAGCTCACTTTGAATTGGCTGAATACATGCAG GCGGAGAGGATTTTCTCAGAAGTCCGGCGTATTGAGAGCTATCGAGTGGAAGGTATGGAGATCTATTCCACAACGCTCTGGCATTTACAAAAGGATGTGGCACTTTCTGCCCTATCTAAAGATCTCACTGACATGGACAAAAACTCACCAGAG CCCTGGTGTGTAGCTGGTAACTGTTTCAGCTTACAGCGAGAACATGACATAGCCATTAAGTTCTTCACAAGGGCCATCCAGGTGGACCCCAGCTTTGCATACGCATACACACTATTAGGACATGAACTAGTTCTCACAGAGGAGCTGGAGAAAGCCCTGGGCTGCTTCCGCAATGCTATACGCCTCAATAAACGTCACTACAATGCCTG GTACGGTTTGGGAATGATTTACTACAAGCAGGAGAAATTTAACCTAGCCGAGATTCATTTCAAGAAGGCTTTAAGCATCAATCCTCAGAGTTCTGTGCTGCTTTGCCATATTGGAGTG GTTCAACATGCTTTGAAGAAATCAGACCATGCACTGGAAACCCTCAACAGAGCCATAAGCATCGACCCCAAGAACCCGCTATGCAAATTCCATAGGGCCTCTATTCTTTTTGCCAATGAAAAGTACAAG GCGGCTTTGCAGGAGCTTGAAGAGCTGAAACAAATAGTGCCCAAAGAGTCCCTTGTTTACTTCTTAATAGGAAAG GTCTATAAGAAGCTTGGCCAGACTCATCTGGCGCTAATGAACTTCTCTTGGGCCATGGACTTGGACCCTAAAGGGGCCAATAATCAGATCAAAGAGGCCATAGATAAGCGATACCTCCCAGATGATGACGAACCTGTCACTCCTGATGACTATCCCTACTACTCAA CGGAGGTGGAGGAGTCACAGGAGAGTAGTATGACGGACGCTGATGACACGCAGCTCCACACCACGGAGAGCGATGAGGTTCTGTAG
- the LOC113046789 gene encoding cell division cycle protein 27 homolog isoform X1, whose product MQYSWQRDSMLRVIAQIVLHTGRQHPPFPLVFQSWHFRHPIKTIHSEEALFLLATCYYRSGKAYKAYHLLKGHSCTTPQCKYLLAKCCVELSKLAEGEQILTGGVLNKQKSQDDIITEFGDSACFTLALLGQIYCKTDRIAKGAECYQKSMSENPFLWSPFESLCQIGERPDPEQIFRLTSLQNFSGGSGGVVPPPPISPAHTPSNNMGHRQVDTILMETPQDTLELNRLNLESSNSKYSLNTDSSVSYIDSSVISPDSVPLGTGGSLLSKQVQNKPKSGRCLLGGTATLSPLTPSFGILPLEPSPGDPTYLQNYSHSGSGMEPPPPPGPPKKAVSRISQVGTKSVFAQSGNSREVIPNPFNQTQTTAPQTSSTPQVLSPTIAAPPNVQPRRSSRLFTSASSTAKENSKKLKMKFPTKIPNRKTKTKTGKGGITPSNLNESIEILKLDSSIEGKGSISSPQFQAFSLQKAAADGLMTLMRDIGRGYLALCSYNCREAINILSQLPSHHYNTGWVLGQIGRAHFELAEYMQAERIFSEVRRIESYRVEGMEIYSTTLWHLQKDVALSALSKDLTDMDKNSPEPWCVAGNCFSLQREHDIAIKFFTRAIQVDPSFAYAYTLLGHELVLTEELEKALGCFRNAIRLNKRHYNAWYGLGMIYYKQEKFNLAEIHFKKALSINPQSSVLLCHIGVVQHALKKSDHALETLNRAISIDPKNPLCKFHRASILFANEKYKAALQELEELKQIVPKESLVYFLIGKVYKKLGQTHLALMNFSWAMDLDPKGANNQIKEAIDKRYLPDDDEPVTPDDYPYYSTAEVEESQESSMTDADDTQLHTTESDEVL is encoded by the exons ATGCAGTATTCCTGGCAGAGAGACTCTATGCTGAGGGTAATTGCACAAATCGTCCTCCATACAGGCAGACAGCATCCTCCATTTCCCCTCGTCTTTCAGAGCTGGCATTTCAGGCATCCCATTAAAACAA TCCATTCAGAAGAAGCGCTCTTCCTGCTGGCTACATGCTACTACCGTTCAGGGAAGGCGTATAAGGCCTACCACCTCCTGAAAGGACACAGCTGCACCACGCCACAATGCAAATACCTCCTCGCCAAGTGCTGTGTGGAACTGAGCAA GTTGGCAGAGGGAGAGCAAATCCTGACCGGAGGTGTCCTGAACAAACAGAAGAGCCAAGACGACATCATTACTGAGTTTGGAGACTCGGCCTGCTTCACTCTGGCTCTGCTGGGGCAAATCTACTG CAAAACAGACCGGATAGCAAAAGGAGCTGAATGTTACCAAAAAAGCATGAGCGAAAACCCTTTCCTATGGTCTCCATTTGAGTCTCTATGTCAAATCG GAGAGCGACCGGATCCAGAGCAGATCTTTAGATTGACCTCCTTGCAGAATTTCAGTGGAGGCAGTGGAGGAGTCGTACCCCCTCCTCCCATCAGCCCTGCACACACACCTAGTAACAACATGGGACACCGACAAGTCGACACCATCCTAATGGAGACCCCACAAGACACTCTG GAGCTAAACCGGCTCAATCTAGAATCTTCTAACTCAAAGTACTCCCTGAATACGGACTCCTCTGTGTCCTACATCGACTCCTCCGTCATCTCGCCAGACTCTGTGCCACTGGGCACTGGTGGTTCACTATTATCCAAACAAGTGCAAAACAAACCCAAGAGCGGCCGATGTCTGCTGGGGGGCACGGCCACACTTAGCCCCCTCACACCGAG TTTTGGAATTTTGCCTCTGGAGCCGAGCCCGGGAGACCCAACATACCTTCAAAATTACAGTCACAGTGGAAGTGGGATGGAACCTCCTCCTCCGCCTGGCCCTCCAAAGAAG GCCGTCAGTAGAATCAGCCAAGTGGGGACGAAGTCAGTGTTTGCACAGAGTGGAAACAGCAGAGAGGTCATTCCAAACCCTTTCAACCAAACTCAGACCACTGCCCCACAGACAAG TTCTACACCGCAAGTGCTGAGCCCAACCATTGCTGCTCCCCCAAATGTGCAGCCACGGCGTAGCTCAAGACTCTTCACCAGTGCCAGCTCCACTGCCAAG GAGAACAGCAAGAAGCTGAAAATGAAGTTCCCCACCAAGATTCCTAACCgaaagaccaaaacaaaaacgGGTAAGGGAGGAATCACCCCATCTAACCTGAATGAGAGCATCGAGATCCTCAAGCTTGATTCTTCCATAGAAGGAAAGGGCAGCATCAGCTCACCGCAGTTCCAGGCTTTTAGTCTTCAGAAGGCTGCTGCAG ATGGGCTGATGACGTTGATGCGGGATATTGGGAGGGGCTATCTTGCTCTCTGCTCGTACAACTGCAGAGAAGCCATTAACATCTTGAGTCAGCTGCCTTCACACCACTACAACACAGGCTGGGTGCTGGGTCAGATCGGGCGAGCTCACTTTGAATTGGCTGAATACATGCAG GCGGAGAGGATTTTCTCAGAAGTCCGGCGTATTGAGAGCTATCGAGTGGAAGGTATGGAGATCTATTCCACAACGCTCTGGCATTTACAAAAGGATGTGGCACTTTCTGCCCTATCTAAAGATCTCACTGACATGGACAAAAACTCACCAGAG CCCTGGTGTGTAGCTGGTAACTGTTTCAGCTTACAGCGAGAACATGACATAGCCATTAAGTTCTTCACAAGGGCCATCCAGGTGGACCCCAGCTTTGCATACGCATACACACTATTAGGACATGAACTAGTTCTCACAGAGGAGCTGGAGAAAGCCCTGGGCTGCTTCCGCAATGCTATACGCCTCAATAAACGTCACTACAATGCCTG GTACGGTTTGGGAATGATTTACTACAAGCAGGAGAAATTTAACCTAGCCGAGATTCATTTCAAGAAGGCTTTAAGCATCAATCCTCAGAGTTCTGTGCTGCTTTGCCATATTGGAGTG GTTCAACATGCTTTGAAGAAATCAGACCATGCACTGGAAACCCTCAACAGAGCCATAAGCATCGACCCCAAGAACCCGCTATGCAAATTCCATAGGGCCTCTATTCTTTTTGCCAATGAAAAGTACAAG GCGGCTTTGCAGGAGCTTGAAGAGCTGAAACAAATAGTGCCCAAAGAGTCCCTTGTTTACTTCTTAATAGGAAAG GTCTATAAGAAGCTTGGCCAGACTCATCTGGCGCTAATGAACTTCTCTTGGGCCATGGACTTGGACCCTAAAGGGGCCAATAATCAGATCAAAGAGGCCATAGATAAGCGATACCTCCCAGATGATGACGAACCTGTCACTCCTGATGACTATCCCTACTACTCAA CAGCGGAGGTGGAGGAGTCACAGGAGAGTAGTATGACGGACGCTGATGACACGCAGCTCCACACCACGGAGAGCGATGAGGTTCTGTAG